Proteins co-encoded in one Candidatus Bathyarchaeia archaeon genomic window:
- a CDS encoding site-specific DNA-methyltransferase, whose translation MTADFRVITGDSRRMRELADNSAHLVVTSPPYPMVSIWDNFFQSESVQSYDEMHDYLNQTWREVKRVLVPGGIVCINIGDATRTKDGIFHLYANHSRVIEAFEQLGLITLPYILWKKPTTKPRYKGKGAFLGSGFLPPNAYVTLDMEYILIFRKGSLRTFEPKDPQRYKSRFTKKERNEWFSQVWTLPGTRQTLQGIDRRVAAFPEEIPRRLIRMFSIEGDLVLDPFLGSGTSLKSAMALGRRFVGYEKLGEFLEVIRARMGPESDRITFQKQSSIEQVSPALPT comes from the coding sequence ATGACGGCTGATTTCCGCGTAATCACGGGTGACAGCCGTCGGATGCGAGAACTAGCAGACAATTCTGCACATCTTGTCGTCACATCACCACCCTACCCCATGGTTAGCATCTGGGACAATTTCTTTCAATCAGAATCCGTACAATCCTACGATGAGATGCATGATTACCTCAACCAGACGTGGAGGGAGGTGAAGAGAGTCCTTGTCCCGGGAGGGATAGTCTGCATCAACATTGGTGATGCGACTCGGACCAAGGACGGCATATTCCATCTCTATGCAAACCATTCGCGCGTGATAGAGGCCTTCGAGCAACTGGGCCTAATCACCCTCCCATACATACTCTGGAAAAAACCAACCACCAAACCCCGCTACAAGGGAAAGGGAGCCTTCCTAGGCTCGGGTTTCCTTCCACCCAACGCATACGTAACCCTAGACATGGAGTACATCTTGATCTTCCGCAAGGGAAGCCTCCGAACCTTTGAGCCCAAAGACCCACAGCGCTACAAGAGCAGGTTCACAAAGAAAGAACGAAACGAATGGTTCTCCCAAGTATGGACCCTCCCCGGAACAAGACAAACTCTTCAAGGAATAGATAGACGAGTAGCGGCATTCCCCGAAGAGATCCCAAGGCGACTTATCCGAATGTTCTCAATTGAAGGCGATCTGGTACTGGACCCTTTTCTCGGATCCGGAACCAGCCTCAAGTCCGCGATGGCACTCGGCCGCAGATTTGTCGGATATGAGAAGCTGGGAGAGTTCTTGGAAGTCATCCGAGCAAGGATGGGCCCCGAGTCCGACAGAATTACGTTTCAAAAACAGTCCAGTATCGAACAGGTCAGCCCCGCATTACCCACCTAG
- a CDS encoding PAC2 family protein, whose protein sequence is MRERIDLHLNETPTLRTPVLIAGLPDSGRVAKIVLDQLIKTLKAIPLGYLYSDYLPPRLLLKPDGTSDLMKHEIFYWINKDSGPDLVLYTGDAQPILPEGAFRLSEAVVKLAEKLGVQTVVTVGAFITGTIAEHPQVYGAASELVLVKELEELGVKIIDSGAVTWMNGLIPGLAKVRKLKGLFLSGETSGFMIDPRAAMIILRVLVKKLGLQIDMTELEGQAKEIETALKQGSDKGEESSGSSEYIG, encoded by the coding sequence TTGAGAGAACGAATTGATCTTCATCTCAACGAGACTCCGACGCTAAGGACCCCGGTTCTGATCGCTGGCCTTCCAGATAGTGGAAGAGTGGCCAAGATCGTTCTCGATCAGCTCATTAAAACTCTCAAAGCAATTCCTCTAGGCTATCTCTATTCAGACTATCTCCCACCTCGGCTCCTTCTCAAGCCTGATGGAACATCTGACCTGATGAAACATGAAATATTTTATTGGATCAACAAAGACTCAGGTCCCGACCTCGTCCTATACACCGGAGACGCGCAACCGATCCTGCCCGAAGGAGCATTCCGTCTCTCCGAAGCCGTCGTGAAACTCGCCGAGAAATTGGGAGTTCAAACAGTTGTAACTGTCGGCGCCTTCATAACAGGCACAATTGCTGAACATCCACAAGTCTACGGTGCCGCCAGCGAATTGGTCCTTGTCAAAGAGCTCGAAGAGCTGGGGGTAAAGATAATCGATAGTGGAGCGGTTACTTGGATGAATGGACTCATTCCTGGTCTCGCAAAAGTTCGGAAGTTGAAAGGCCTATTTCTCTCCGGAGAAACTTCGGGCTTCATGATCGACCCACGTGCAGCAATGATAATCCTCCGCGTCCTGGTTAAGAAACTCGGCTTGCAAATTGACATGACTGAACTTGAAGGACAGGCGAAAGAGATCGAGACCGCGCTCAAACAGGGTAGCGATAAGGGCGAAGAATCATCAGGCAGTTCTGAGTACATCGGTTGA
- a CDS encoding GNAT family N-acetyltransferase — protein MEQLRVRRYEKIDEKRVLSLAEKYASWDASLSEPDIQGFQASEPDLFLVAEVSKVVVGFAYGRESKNVPDEVLRRWKATKVGSVEVLAVEEQHRRKGTATLLLDHLFAVFKERGIDTVTLSVPADENGAKQLYDKLGFETRGYFMKKKL, from the coding sequence TTGGAACAACTGCGCGTTCGAAGATACGAGAAGATAGACGAGAAGAGAGTGCTTTCTCTCGCTGAAAAATATGCGTCTTGGGACGCAAGCCTGTCTGAACCTGATATTCAAGGGTTCCAAGCCTCGGAACCTGATCTGTTTCTCGTCGCGGAGGTTAGCAAGGTCGTAGTAGGCTTCGCTTACGGCCGAGAATCGAAAAATGTCCCGGACGAGGTTCTACGGAGGTGGAAGGCGACAAAGGTTGGGTCGGTAGAGGTCCTAGCTGTCGAGGAACAGCATAGACGAAAGGGAACCGCCACACTGCTCCTCGATCATCTATTCGCGGTTTTCAAGGAGAGAGGAATCGATACTGTGACTCTGTCTGTGCCTGCAGACGAGAATGGGGCCAAACAGCTGTATGATAAGCTGGGTTTTGAAACGAGAGGCTACTTCATGAAAAAGAAGCTCTAG
- a CDS encoding VOC family protein produces MKLDRLDHLVLTVRNVETTCTFYSSVLGMEVVTFENGRKALSFGSQKINLHEAGKEVEPKANRPTPGSADLCFVTSTPIQDVVKRLELSKTRILEGPVKRTGALGRMMSVYFRDPDLNLLEVSNYEDANKNRIASKKPS; encoded by the coding sequence ATGAAATTAGATAGACTCGATCATCTCGTCCTAACTGTAAGAAATGTCGAGACAACATGCACGTTCTATTCGAGTGTCCTCGGCATGGAAGTTGTGACATTCGAGAATGGTCGCAAGGCATTGAGCTTCGGCTCGCAGAAGATTAACCTCCACGAAGCAGGCAAGGAAGTGGAACCGAAGGCCAACAGACCCACGCCGGGCTCCGCGGACCTATGTTTCGTAACTTCAACCCCCATCCAGGATGTCGTCAAACGCCTCGAATTGTCAAAGACTCGAATACTCGAGGGCCCAGTCAAAAGAACGGGTGCGCTGGGCCGAATGATGTCTGTGTATTTTCGGGACCCCGACCTAAACCTTCTAGAGGTTTCGAATTATGAGGATGCGAATAAGAATCGAATTGCGAGCAAGAAGCCTAGTTAG
- a CDS encoding VOC family protein — MPKSKSKKAKAKKPAKLKKAPIPPGFRTVTPYLAINGAAAAIDWYKKVFGARELARQAVPDGKIMHARIRIGDSIVMLSDTFPGGAQSAQAIGNSPVTLHVYINNVDKIWQQAIDAGAKATMPLDNQFWGERYGQLTDPYGHHWSIAQQVSMSKKEKDEKQKQAMAMFAQNEHPGRTEEAKVAQN, encoded by the coding sequence ATGCCTAAATCCAAATCCAAAAAGGCAAAAGCGAAGAAACCTGCAAAATTGAAGAAGGCACCCATCCCACCGGGATTCAGGACAGTAACACCCTACCTCGCCATCAATGGTGCAGCCGCAGCCATCGACTGGTACAAAAAAGTCTTCGGTGCAAGGGAGCTAGCTCGACAAGCCGTCCCTGACGGAAAAATAATGCACGCAAGGATCAGAATCGGCGACTCGATAGTAATGCTGTCGGACACGTTCCCAGGCGGCGCCCAATCCGCCCAGGCCATCGGCAACAGCCCCGTTACATTGCATGTCTACATCAACAATGTCGACAAGATCTGGCAGCAAGCAATCGACGCAGGCGCCAAGGCCACCATGCCATTGGACAATCAATTCTGGGGTGAACGATACGGACAACTTACAGACCCCTACGGCCACCACTGGTCAATAGCCCAGCAAGTCAGCATGTCAAAGAAAGAGAAAGACGAGAAACAGAAGCAGGCGATGGCGATGTTCGCCCAAAACGAACACCCCGGCCGGACGGAAGAAGCCAAAGTCGCACAAAACTAG
- a CDS encoding zinc ribbon domain-containing protein, which translates to MSAALVCPRCGFANPIGATFCARCAERLTPAMQARATPGTQVGPQPARSYTAQLSQASRTDVSRTETGLLLLIFGILLGPIPYVNFIGGILAIIGAILVILGRQAFGMRHSRFVILSLILYLVGLAIAIVNTFAFVFSLVSASLASGTSTSIGQYFSTAFNEFLIVAIVASAVSGIAVLLFTYALQTSTGKLLLWTGYVASLVTGILVFYLVSQALTNAIQQATSGNPANTLSLITSLQALQGQVQLLGLLALIPATINATAYYLVRSRIRSGELPEVPKSSSPQVPSPSPGTMVAK; encoded by the coding sequence ATGTCCGCTGCTCTGGTTTGTCCCCGCTGTGGCTTTGCAAATCCAATTGGAGCTACTTTCTGTGCGAGATGCGCGGAACGCCTAACCCCCGCGATGCAAGCCCGGGCGACACCTGGGACACAGGTAGGCCCTCAACCCGCTCGGTCCTATACGGCCCAACTTAGTCAGGCGTCTAGAACAGATGTCAGCAGGACTGAGACAGGTCTTCTGCTGCTCATCTTCGGAATTCTTCTTGGACCGATCCCGTATGTGAATTTCATAGGTGGAATTCTTGCAATCATAGGCGCCATTCTGGTAATTCTTGGACGACAGGCTTTTGGAATGAGACACTCCAGGTTTGTCATTCTCTCGTTGATACTCTATCTTGTCGGCCTAGCGATCGCAATCGTGAACACTTTCGCATTCGTGTTCTCGTTAGTCTCAGCAAGCCTCGCCAGCGGAACGTCGACCTCCATCGGGCAGTATTTTTCTACTGCCTTCAACGAGTTTCTTATTGTAGCAATCGTCGCGTCGGCTGTGAGCGGCATAGCTGTTCTCCTCTTCACATACGCACTTCAGACCTCTACTGGAAAATTGTTGTTGTGGACCGGATATGTCGCAAGTTTAGTCACCGGTATTCTGGTATTCTACCTGGTGAGTCAAGCACTCACCAACGCAATACAACAAGCAACCTCAGGCAACCCTGCTAACACACTCTCTCTGATCACTTCTCTCCAAGCTCTCCAAGGCCAAGTACAATTATTGGGCTTGCTGGCACTCATTCCCGCGACGATAAATGCTACAGCATATTACTTGGTCCGGTCGAGGATAAGGAGTGGAGAACTCCCGGAAGTTCCCAAGTCTTCTAGTCCTCAGGTTCCATCTCCAAGCCCCGGGACAATGGTCGCAAAATAG
- a CDS encoding nucleoside phosphorylase, with amino-acid sequence MSERFTARAAVEFWASQHGVSIDRLGLNPIVVGSWDLKTVKSLAKTVKAKPSPSWWWGPRFPLYDGEVGGRRVSFVNLPLGAPATVMVMEELIACGVRVFIGLGLAGSIQPEAPIGTCFIPTSCIREEGTSPHYLSSEEGLRPAQRLVRALEKARLKKGIVAYTGPIWTTDAPYRELVTTIEEYRLRNVLGVDMETSAMYAIGVYRNIEVCNLLVVSDELWRDWKPGFGRPELRNALKRAGEVVLEAITTLRT; translated from the coding sequence ATGAGCGAGCGTTTCACGGCTCGTGCTGCCGTGGAATTCTGGGCATCCCAACACGGCGTTTCGATCGACCGACTTGGACTGAATCCGATCGTTGTAGGTTCATGGGACCTCAAGACAGTAAAGTCTCTTGCCAAAACGGTCAAGGCAAAGCCTTCTCCATCGTGGTGGTGGGGGCCGCGGTTTCCGCTCTATGACGGAGAGGTCGGCGGTAGAAGGGTCTCGTTTGTGAACCTCCCGTTAGGGGCGCCTGCAACCGTCATGGTCATGGAAGAGTTGATCGCTTGCGGGGTACGAGTCTTCATAGGGCTAGGACTCGCTGGCAGCATTCAACCCGAAGCACCGATCGGTACTTGTTTCATTCCAACCTCATGTATCAGAGAAGAGGGAACCTCGCCGCACTACCTGTCAAGTGAAGAGGGGCTTCGCCCAGCTCAGCGCCTTGTGCGCGCGCTTGAGAAGGCGCGCTTGAAAAAGGGGATTGTCGCATACACCGGTCCTATCTGGACTACCGACGCGCCTTATCGGGAGCTGGTGACGACTATCGAGGAATATCGACTACGCAACGTCCTAGGCGTAGACATGGAAACATCCGCCATGTACGCGATTGGAGTCTATCGGAACATAGAAGTCTGCAACCTACTAGTCGTGAGCGATGAGCTGTGGAGAGACTGGAAACCAGGATTCGGACGCCCCGAGCTTAGAAATGCGTTGAAGCGGGCAGGGGAAGTGGTCTTGGAAGCAATCACAACCCTGCGGACATAA
- a CDS encoding HAD-IB family phosphatase, giving the protein MKLAVLSDFDGTVTLNDTFQNVVEKLGQGDWRAVDDQYVRGEITLDECLRRQGGMVRASKSQILKELDQVTKFRSGFDNLAEYCQTHHYPLVVVSAGLDFVIKHFLTRENLMDKVELFAATAKCMPTGIKFDFLKLKDKRSISFKDDIVRYYRTKAEAVAYIGDGRWDLQALRNADLRFAIKNSKLAELCKEQEIQTTTVANFTEVVTSLQKKMSERNSWREESE; this is encoded by the coding sequence ATGAAGCTCGCAGTACTAAGCGACTTTGACGGCACAGTTACTCTCAATGACACGTTCCAGAATGTTGTGGAGAAACTCGGTCAAGGCGACTGGAGAGCTGTTGATGACCAATATGTCAGGGGAGAAATCACACTTGACGAATGCCTCCGAAGACAGGGCGGAATGGTAAGAGCGTCAAAATCCCAGATCTTGAAGGAACTCGATCAAGTTACCAAGTTCAGATCCGGCTTCGACAATTTAGCCGAATATTGCCAGACACACCACTACCCGCTCGTCGTGGTCAGTGCAGGTCTGGACTTCGTCATCAAACACTTTCTAACGCGCGAGAATCTGATGGACAAAGTGGAATTGTTCGCGGCAACGGCGAAATGCATGCCAACCGGCATCAAATTCGACTTTCTCAAACTGAAGGACAAACGATCAATTAGCTTCAAAGATGACATCGTCAGATACTATAGGACGAAGGCTGAAGCGGTCGCCTACATCGGGGATGGACGATGGGATCTACAGGCCCTGAGAAACGCAGACTTGAGATTCGCGATTAAAAATTCTAAGCTCGCGGAGCTTTGCAAGGAACAGGAGATTCAAACAACTACAGTTGCCAATTTCACAGAAGTCGTTACTTCTCTTCAGAAGAAAATGTCCGAACGAAACTCGTGGCGGGAAGAGAGTGAATAG
- a CDS encoding GNAT family N-acetyltransferase, giving the protein MNRKLSPFGPFYCVFRWDLSKFDNQESNQPVGIRVRLASEGEIGAVAEVWYTGLREEEGSPWENYLKKWTPNSAARWFLDSTKRLGAKFLIVDREEKIVGINGIISEKNSGKGRFFTGVVVSPNHRRQGIGSLLLHQTLLVLKKEGLLYAEVETIQGIPAAKYLYTKYEGKSIQVPA; this is encoded by the coding sequence GTGAATAGGAAACTGTCTCCTTTCGGTCCTTTCTATTGCGTGTTCCGATGGGATCTGTCCAAATTCGACAACCAGGAATCCAATCAACCTGTAGGGATCCGAGTCAGGCTTGCCTCAGAGGGCGAAATAGGAGCTGTAGCTGAGGTATGGTACACAGGTCTTAGAGAGGAGGAAGGTTCTCCATGGGAGAATTACCTCAAGAAATGGACACCGAACAGTGCCGCAAGATGGTTTCTAGATTCTACGAAACGACTGGGCGCGAAGTTTTTGATTGTCGACAGGGAGGAGAAGATTGTTGGGATCAACGGGATAATCTCGGAGAAAAACTCAGGCAAGGGCCGGTTTTTCACTGGAGTAGTTGTCTCGCCTAATCATCGAAGACAAGGAATCGGGTCTCTGCTTCTCCATCAAACGCTCTTAGTCCTGAAGAAAGAAGGCCTTCTATACGCCGAAGTTGAAACCATCCAAGGAATACCTGCGGCGAAATATCTCTATACCAAATACGAGGGAAAGAGCATCCAGGTGCCCGCGTAG
- a CDS encoding arginase family protein, with product MGVSFVGIPFYTLAKYRRMGDAVKSLRRAGIVHRIKLADSELIDLGDIDCPSIKRDHGPENLRNFEEFVEGTRRVRDKLAEQATSSRITFCLGGDCAFVPGSLAGLKTVYKGKPGMVWLDAHGDFNIPDTSPSGFIGGMPLAIACGKGPRLTADIESQRPLLDEKNVIHVGSRSLDPGEDELLGGSVKLFPAAELKKRGAQEAALQIARFLGGSCDWVIAHLDVDVLDPSVMPGVDFPEQGGLSSQDILEIFHALHSTDKLKVVDLTAFNPGLDKGNRGRSLLLDLAPKLVSRYEPTSL from the coding sequence TTGGGAGTATCGTTCGTCGGAATCCCGTTCTATACTCTGGCAAAATATCGGCGTATGGGCGACGCGGTCAAGAGTCTGAGGAGAGCAGGGATCGTCCATAGAATAAAGCTCGCAGACAGCGAACTCATCGATCTCGGCGACATCGATTGCCCTTCCATCAAACGCGATCATGGTCCTGAGAACCTCAGGAACTTTGAAGAATTCGTGGAAGGAACTCGTAGGGTCAGAGACAAACTCGCCGAGCAAGCCACCTCGTCCAGGATCACCTTCTGCCTCGGCGGTGACTGTGCCTTCGTTCCGGGAAGTCTCGCAGGGCTGAAAACAGTTTACAAAGGAAAACCGGGAATGGTATGGCTTGATGCCCATGGCGACTTCAACATTCCAGACACAAGCCCATCAGGCTTCATCGGTGGCATGCCTTTAGCTATCGCGTGCGGCAAAGGCCCGAGACTAACCGCGGATATCGAGTCCCAAAGACCACTTTTGGACGAGAAGAATGTCATCCATGTTGGCTCGCGGTCCCTCGACCCGGGCGAGGACGAACTCCTCGGTGGCTCTGTCAAGCTCTTCCCGGCAGCAGAGTTGAAGAAACGGGGCGCGCAAGAGGCTGCCCTTCAGATCGCTAGATTTCTAGGTGGCTCATGCGATTGGGTCATCGCCCATCTCGACGTGGACGTTCTAGATCCATCTGTCATGCCGGGAGTGGATTTTCCCGAGCAAGGAGGGTTGTCCAGTCAGGACATTCTCGAGATCTTCCATGCGCTACATTCCACAGACAAGCTCAAGGTTGTAGATCTAACAGCCTTCAATCCCGGGCTGGACAAAGGGAACAGGGGCAGGTCGCTACTTCTGGATCTCGCTCCCAAACTCGTGAGTCGGTATGAGCCCACGAGCCTCTAG
- a CDS encoding DUF2332 domain-containing protein, which yields MSESTGSLLLLDKTAERFRYFATKIYADRSPLYINLALRVAEDPELLRLAAGAQEKAALPNLFFAAVHLLLLKGEHHQLAAFYPSLNNSSRHYDYVYPYFRSFVLEHPEDIREIMRTHSVQTNEVGRCALLIPAFELVAAQTKRQPLTMIEIGSSAGLTLLWDQYHYWYGERLECGDPNSPVKIECSLRGENRPPIPRQLPKVVSRTGIDLSPIDLNDAQNVLWLRALVWPDNPKRARQLEPAIQVAKQAPPRIINGNAFDLLPDLIGKIPDKVPLCIYHSFTLSLASKEPREKLHSLLTKTSQKRDMSLVWIEWPSESETPLLGLARFIDGVRTEKILARCHAHGEWLEWMNRPD from the coding sequence ATGAGCGAGTCAACGGGTTCTCTTTTACTTCTGGACAAGACCGCTGAACGGTTCCGCTACTTTGCTACCAAGATCTATGCCGATCGGTCACCGCTTTACATCAATCTCGCCCTCAGAGTTGCGGAGGACCCTGAACTCCTCAGGCTAGCAGCCGGCGCTCAAGAGAAAGCTGCTCTCCCCAACCTGTTCTTTGCCGCCGTGCATCTGTTGTTGCTCAAAGGCGAGCACCATCAGCTCGCCGCCTTCTATCCAAGCCTGAACAACTCCTCTCGGCACTACGACTACGTCTATCCGTACTTCCGTAGCTTTGTACTCGAGCATCCGGAAGATATCCGGGAGATCATGAGGACTCACTCTGTTCAGACGAATGAGGTTGGCCGCTGCGCTTTGTTGATTCCAGCGTTCGAACTTGTAGCGGCTCAAACGAAACGTCAGCCCTTAACCATGATTGAGATTGGTTCCAGCGCAGGACTCACTCTGCTATGGGACCAGTACCATTATTGGTATGGAGAGCGCTTAGAGTGCGGAGACCCGAACTCCCCAGTAAAGATCGAGTGCTCCCTTCGCGGAGAAAATCGTCCTCCGATACCAAGGCAATTGCCAAAGGTGGTCTCTCGAACAGGCATAGACCTTTCCCCCATCGACCTCAATGACGCCCAGAATGTTCTATGGTTGCGAGCTCTCGTTTGGCCTGACAATCCGAAACGAGCTAGACAACTGGAACCCGCCATCCAGGTTGCCAAGCAAGCTCCTCCCAGAATCATCAATGGAAATGCTTTCGACCTCCTACCCGACCTCATCGGGAAAATCCCAGACAAAGTACCATTGTGCATCTACCACTCGTTCACCCTCAGTCTGGCCAGCAAAGAACCACGTGAGAAGCTGCACTCACTCCTGACAAAAACATCTCAGAAGAGAGACATGTCTCTCGTCTGGATAGAGTGGCCCTCAGAGTCAGAAACCCCTCTACTAGGTCTGGCAAGATTCATTGACGGAGTAAGAACAGAGAAAATCTTGGCCCGGTGCCACGCACATGGAGAATGGCTAGAATGGATGAACCGCCCGGACTGA
- the purS gene encoding phosphoribosylformylglycinamidine synthase subunit PurS, translating into MSSPNFTVEVVVENKPLARDPEGETIHHNLILKGGYSQVTNVRAGKLLRMNVEASSAEDAKQLVRKLCDDLRIYNPAAHICQVRIVT; encoded by the coding sequence ATGTCGTCGCCAAATTTCACTGTAGAAGTAGTGGTAGAGAATAAGCCACTGGCTCGGGATCCTGAGGGGGAGACGATTCACCACAATTTGATCCTCAAGGGAGGCTACTCACAAGTGACGAACGTTCGGGCCGGCAAGCTCTTGCGTATGAACGTTGAAGCCAGCTCCGCGGAGGACGCTAAGCAGCTTGTTCGGAAACTCTGTGATGATCTCCGGATTTACAACCCCGCAGCGCACATCTGCCAGGTCAGGATAGTGACCTAG
- the purQ gene encoding phosphoribosylformylglycinamidine synthase I, with protein MVKVAVVQFPGSNCDLDALEILQKIVKIPTELVWHKDLKNDLYDAYVLPGGFSYGDYLRAGAIAAASPSLETIGEATDEGKPVLGICNGFQILVEAGILPGAVLRNTGLRFVCKWTRLRVESTRTPFTRQAIKGQILRIPIAHNEGRYYLDKDQLAELEMNKQIVLRYVDENDIPTEDSNPNGSLDNIAGICNKEGNVMGLMPHPERASLPILSPDNHPYGRIIFDSMAETLKHSLGEE; from the coding sequence ATGGTAAAGGTCGCTGTCGTCCAGTTCCCTGGAAGCAATTGCGACCTAGACGCGCTAGAAATTCTCCAGAAAATCGTGAAGATCCCAACAGAGCTTGTATGGCACAAAGACCTGAAAAATGATCTTTATGACGCCTACGTTCTTCCCGGAGGCTTCTCATACGGCGACTATCTCCGCGCTGGCGCAATAGCTGCCGCAAGCCCCAGTCTAGAAACTATCGGAGAGGCGACAGATGAAGGCAAACCAGTCCTTGGAATATGCAACGGCTTCCAGATTTTAGTAGAAGCCGGAATCTTACCCGGTGCCGTCCTCCGAAACACCGGCCTACGATTTGTATGCAAATGGACACGACTGCGAGTAGAGTCGACTAGAACACCGTTCACAAGACAGGCCATCAAGGGACAGATCCTGCGGATTCCAATCGCTCACAACGAAGGCCGATACTATCTCGACAAGGACCAGCTCGCTGAACTAGAAATGAACAAGCAAATAGTTCTACGATACGTCGACGAGAATGATATCCCTACGGAGGATTCAAACCCCAACGGTTCCCTAGACAACATCGCCGGAATATGTAACAAAGAAGGAAACGTTATGGGACTCATGCCCCACCCAGAGAGGGCCTCTCTCCCAATTCTATCTCCAGACAATCATCCGTATGGTAGAATCATCTTTGACTCAATGGCTGAGACCCTCAAACATTCTCTTGGAGAGGAGTAA